Part of the Oerskovia paurometabola genome is shown below.
TCAGCTGCAGTCCGGACCGAAGTCCCGCAGAAGTGCGGAGGCCAGCGCAGGTGAGAGTTCACGGAGCGGGCGAGAGCCTGCACTTCGAGCCCCGCGCCTGCGCGGGGCTCTTCTCGTCTCCGCAGGACCTCACCCCCCAGGGCCCCCGCCCTGCGGAGACCGGTGGCACCACCACCGGAAGGATTGCCATGGCGAGGCCGGACAAGGCAGCCGCAGTCGCAGAGCTCACGGAGAACTTCCGCGAGTCGAACGCGGCCGTGCTGACCGAGTACCGCGGGCTCACCGTCGCGCAGCTCAAGCAGCTGCGTCGGTCGCTCAGCGGCAACGCAACCTACGCCGTGGTGAAGAACACGCTGACCGCCATCGCGGCCAAGGAAGCCGGCATCGAGATCGACGCCGACTTCAAGGGCCCCTCGGCCATCGCCTTCGTGACCGGTGACCCGGTCGAGGCGGCCAAGGGCCTGCGTGACTTCGCCAAGGCGAACCCCGCACTGGTCATCAAGGGCGGTGTCCTCGACGGGCGCTCCCTGACCGCTGCGGAGATCACCAAGCTCGCGGACCTCGAGTCCCGCGAGGTCCTGCTGGCCAAGCTGGCCGGCGCGTTCAAGCAGCCGCTCTACCAGGCGGCATACCTGTTCAACGCGCCCGCTTCGCAGGCCGTCCGCACCATCGATGCCCTGCGCCTCAAGCAGGAATCGGAGAGCGCTGCCGCCTGATCCTCGTCTGAGGATCGCGCAGCACGCACACACCCCCTCTGCTTCCAGCAGGGCTCTGTGGATCGTTGACAGGGCCGCTGCCGAGCACCAACCGAAAGGACCGCCATCATGGCGAAGCTCAGCACCGAAGAGCTCATCGAGCAGTTCAAGGGCCTCTCCCTCATCGAGCTCTCCGAGTTCGTGAAGGCGTTCGAGGACGCTTTCGAGGTCACCGCGGCCGCTCCGGCCGCCGTCGCCGTCGCAGGCCCCGCGGCCGCTGCCGCCGAGGAGGTCGAGGAGAAGACGGAGTTCGACGTCATCCTCGAGGCTGCCGGCGACAAGAAGATCCAGGTCATCAAGGAGGTGCGTGCCCTCACGAGCCTCGGCCTGAAGGAGGCCAAGGACCTCGTTGACGGCGCCCCCAAGCCCGTCCTGGAGAACGTCGCCAAGGACGCTGCTGACAAGGCCAAGGCTGCCCTCGAGGGCGCCGGCGCAACCGTCACCGTCAAGTGATCACTGCCCCTCGGGGCGGTATCGCATGACAGGTCGCCTCGCGCGACCTGACAGGTAGCACAGGCGACGAGGCCCGTATCCCTTCGGGGGTGCGGGCCTCTCGTCGCCTCTTCGTCTTCCGGCCCGACGCCGGAGCCCGCCTTCCACGGGAAGGTGCGGGCGCCGTCGGGCAGGGAGTCTCTTCGTGTTCTTGGGCGGCATATGGCGGCCACCGAGAAGATGTCCTCACCGGCCCGGTGGGGGAGTGCAGTGGCGTGACGACGGTCTTGACAGGCCGTGATTTCGCGTCGCTGGACACGCTTGACTGGGCCGGGTATGCTAGCGCTTTGCGCTCGCGTGTGCCCTCGGCACCCTCTGTACTGCCCGGACCGTCTTCGGTGTGCGTCCATCGTGCACCACGGCAGCCTCAGGGGGAAGAGGTCCTCCAGCCACGCAGCGTACAGCGTGCAATCGATCTGCAGGGAAGGACCCCTCTTGGCTGCCTCGCGCACCCCTTCTGCTCCGTCCGCCGACGCTATCGCGAACCGCACCGCTTCCCGGCGCGTATCTTTCGCCAAGATCTACGAGCCTCTCGAGGTGCCCGACCTGCTCGGGCTCCAGACCGAGAGCTTCGACTGGCTGCTGGGCAACCCGGCGTGGCGCGCACGCGTCGACGCCGCGGCCGCCGCCGGTCGCCAGGACGTCCCCGCGACGTCGGGTCTCGAGGAGATCTTCGAGGAGATCTCCCCGATCGAGGACTTCGGCTCCTCCATGTCTCTCTCCTTCTCCAACCACCGCTTCGAGCCCCCGAAGTACACGGCCGAGGAGTGCAAGGAGAAGGACTTCACCTTCGCCGCGCCGCTCTTCGTCACCGCGGAGTTCGTGAACTACAACACCGGTGAGATCAAGAGCCAGACGGTCTTCATGGGCGACTTCCCGCTCATGACCGCACGCGGCACCTTCATCATCAACGGCACCGAGCGCGTCGTCGTCTCGCAGCTCGTCCGTTCGCCCGGTGTGTACTTCGAGCGCCAGGCCGACAAGACCAGCGACAAGGACATCTACTCCGCGAAGATCATCCCGTCGCGCGGTGCGTGGCT
Proteins encoded:
- the rplL gene encoding 50S ribosomal protein L7/L12, which translates into the protein MAKLSTEELIEQFKGLSLIELSEFVKAFEDAFEVTAAAPAAVAVAGPAAAAAEEVEEKTEFDVILEAAGDKKIQVIKEVRALTSLGLKEAKDLVDGAPKPVLENVAKDAADKAKAALEGAGATVTVK
- the rplJ gene encoding 50S ribosomal protein L10, whose amino-acid sequence is MARPDKAAAVAELTENFRESNAAVLTEYRGLTVAQLKQLRRSLSGNATYAVVKNTLTAIAAKEAGIEIDADFKGPSAIAFVTGDPVEAAKGLRDFAKANPALVIKGGVLDGRSLTAAEITKLADLESREVLLAKLAGAFKQPLYQAAYLFNAPASQAVRTIDALRLKQESESAAA